From a single Anomaloglossus baeobatrachus isolate aAnoBae1 chromosome 4, aAnoBae1.hap1, whole genome shotgun sequence genomic region:
- the STMP1 gene encoding short transmembrane mitochondrial protein 1, producing the protein MLQFILGFAFGNVVGMYLAQNYEVPDIGKKVENFKKDLEAKKKPPSE; encoded by the exons ATGTTGCAGTTTATA TTAGGATTTGCCTTCGGAAACGTGGTGGGGATGTACCTGGCACAGAATTATGAG GTGCCCGATATTGGAAAAAAAGTTGAAAACTTCAAAAAGGATTTGGAAGCCAAAAAGAAACCCCCGAGCGAGTGA